A window of the Polaribacter sp. HaHaR_3_91 genome harbors these coding sequences:
- a CDS encoding shikimate kinase, producing the protein MKIVLLGYMASGKSSIGKRLSKKLSMNFLDLDDYIIEKEKMSISEIFKTKGEVYFRLIENKYLKEILAKDKDFILALGGGTPCYANNMEEINNSDAKSIYLQGSTATMIERLIRKKAKRPLIASLGDDQIPEFVAKHLFERRPFYEQAKTIVKIDNKTKAEVAEELESLLS; encoded by the coding sequence ATGAAAATAGTACTTTTAGGTTATATGGCTTCAGGAAAATCTAGTATTGGTAAACGACTTTCTAAAAAGCTGTCAATGAATTTTTTAGACTTAGATGATTACATTATTGAAAAAGAAAAAATGTCTATTTCTGAAATATTTAAAACTAAAGGAGAAGTCTATTTTAGATTGATAGAAAACAAATATTTAAAAGAAATTCTAGCAAAAGACAAAGATTTCATCCTTGCTTTAGGTGGCGGAACGCCTTGTTATGCAAATAATATGGAAGAAATTAATAATTCTGATGCAAAATCGATCTATTTACAAGGTAGCACAGCAACCATGATAGAAAGATTAATTAGAAAAAAAGCTAAAAGGCCATTAATAGCTTCTTTAGGAGATGATCAAATTCCAGAGTTTGTAGCAAAACACCTTTTTGAAAGACGCCCTTTTTATGAACAAGCAAAGACTATTGTAAAAATAGACAATAAAACTAAAGCAGAAGTTGCGGAAGAATTGGAAAGCTTATTAAGCTAA
- a CDS encoding RNA-binding S4 domain-containing protein produces the protein MRIDKYLWCIRIFKTRSLASTACKKGQVKIDNKSLKPSKEVFGDELILVRKNQINYQIKVLDLPESRVGAKIVDLYRKDVTPKEEFEKTDLLKYAKDYYRKKGTGRPTKKDRRDIDDYQEDTTEEI, from the coding sequence ATGAGAATTGATAAATATTTGTGGTGTATTAGAATTTTTAAAACAAGAAGTTTAGCATCTACAGCATGTAAGAAAGGGCAAGTTAAGATAGATAATAAAAGCTTAAAGCCTTCTAAAGAAGTGTTTGGAGATGAATTGATTTTAGTAAGAAAAAATCAAATAAACTATCAAATAAAAGTTTTAGATTTACCGGAAAGTAGAGTTGGAGCTAAAATAGTAGATCTTTATAGAAAAGATGTAACGCCTAAAGAGGAGTTTGAGAAAACAGACCTCTTAAAATACGCTAAAGACTATTACAGAAAAAAGGGTACAGGTAGGCCAACCAAAAAAGACAGGCGAGATATAGACGATTATCAAGAAGATACAACAGAAGAAATATGA
- a CDS encoding transketolase family protein encodes MKKYTYTEKKDTRSGFGDGLTELGRTNPNVVALCADLIGSLKMDQFIEENPERFFQIGIAEANMISIAAGLTIGGKIPFTGTFANFSTGRVYDQIRQSVAYSGKNVKICASHAGVTLGEDGATHQILEDIGLMKMLPGMTVINTCDYNQTKAATIAIADFDGPVYLRFGRPKVPVFMPTDEKFEIGKGIQLTEGTDVTIVATGHLVWESLQAAEQLEAEGISVEVINIHTIKPLDEDIILKSVAKTGCIVTAEEHNKLGGLGESVARTLALNTPTPQEFVATDDTFGESGTPEQLMAKYGLDAAAVVKAVKKVISRK; translated from the coding sequence ATGAAAAAATACACGTACACAGAAAAAAAAGACACTCGTTCAGGTTTTGGAGATGGTTTAACAGAATTAGGTAGAACAAACCCAAACGTAGTTGCCTTATGTGCAGATTTAATTGGTTCTTTAAAAATGGATCAATTTATTGAAGAAAACCCTGAGAGATTTTTCCAGATTGGTATTGCAGAAGCAAATATGATTAGTATTGCTGCAGGATTAACAATTGGAGGTAAAATTCCTTTTACAGGTACATTTGCTAACTTTTCTACAGGTAGAGTGTATGACCAAATTCGTCAATCTGTGGCGTATTCTGGTAAAAACGTAAAAATTTGTGCATCTCATGCAGGAGTTACTTTAGGAGAAGATGGCGCAACACACCAAATATTAGAAGATATTGGGTTGATGAAGATGTTACCAGGAATGACCGTAATTAATACGTGTGATTACAACCAAACAAAAGCAGCAACAATTGCAATTGCAGATTTTGATGGACCTGTATATTTACGTTTTGGTCGTCCGAAAGTACCAGTATTTATGCCAACAGATGAAAAATTTGAAATAGGTAAAGGAATACAATTAACAGAAGGAACAGATGTAACTATTGTTGCAACAGGACACTTAGTTTGGGAATCTTTACAAGCTGCCGAACAATTAGAAGCAGAAGGAATCTCTGTAGAGGTAATTAATATTCATACCATTAAACCTTTAGATGAAGATATTATCTTAAAGTCTGTTGCTAAAACTGGTTGTATTGTTACTGCAGAAGAGCATAATAAATTAGGTGGATTAGGAGAGAGTGTTGCAAGAACGTTGGCTTTAAACACACCTACACCTCAAGAATTTGTTGCTACAGATGATACTTTTGGAGAATCTGGGACACCAGAACAATTAATGGCTAAATATGGTTTAGATGCTGCCGCAGTTGTAAAAGCTGTTAAAAAAGTAATTTCTAGAAAATAA
- a CDS encoding phosphoribosyltransferase domain-containing protein has product MTTSGSIILNQLQISQKIRRIAYQIYETNSSEKEVILAGIVGNGFIFAEKLMEVLQEISPLKVTLCKVNIDKKNPLKPITTSLNIEDYKNKSLVLVDDVLSSGTTLIYGIKHFLDVPLKRFKTAVLVNRNHKKYPVKADFKGISLSTSIKEHIQVEFSANEAIAYLA; this is encoded by the coding sequence ATGACAACATCAGGTAGCATTATATTAAATCAATTGCAAATTTCTCAAAAAATAAGAAGGATTGCTTATCAGATCTATGAAACAAATAGTTCGGAGAAAGAAGTTATTCTTGCTGGTATTGTAGGTAATGGCTTTATTTTTGCTGAAAAATTAATGGAAGTTTTACAAGAAATATCACCTTTAAAAGTAACTCTTTGTAAAGTTAATATTGATAAAAAAAATCCTTTAAAACCTATTACCACTTCTCTAAATATTGAAGATTATAAAAATAAATCTTTGGTTTTAGTTGATGATGTTTTAAGCTCTGGAACTACGCTAATTTACGGAATTAAGCATTTTTTAGACGTTCCTTTAAAGAGATTTAAAACAGCTGTATTGGTAAATAGAAATCATAAAAAATATCCTGTTAAGGCAGATTTTAAAGGAATTTCTCTGTCTACTTCTATAAAAGAACATATACAAGTAGAATTTTCGGCAAATGAAGCAATTGCTTATTTAGCTTAA
- the bshB1 gene encoding bacillithiol biosynthesis deacetylase BshB1 translates to MKLDILAFGAHPDDVELGCGATIAKEISLGKKVGIIDLTRGELGTRGSADLRDIEAANSAKILGVSVRENLRFSDGFFTNDKKHQLAIIKMIRKYQPEIVLCNAVDDRHIDHPKGSSLVSDACFLSGLLKIETEVGGELQEKWRPKLVYHYIQWKNITPDFVIDVTGFMDIKKKSVLAYTSQFYDPTSNEPETPITSKNFTDSVDYRAKDLGRLIGVESAEGFTTERYVAVENLSKLI, encoded by the coding sequence ATGAAATTAGATATTTTGGCTTTTGGGGCCCATCCAGATGATGTAGAATTGGGTTGTGGAGCTACTATTGCAAAAGAAATTTCTTTAGGAAAAAAAGTAGGAATTATAGATCTTACTAGAGGCGAATTAGGTACTCGAGGTTCTGCAGATTTAAGAGATATTGAAGCCGCTAATTCAGCAAAGATTTTAGGGGTTTCTGTACGTGAAAATTTAAGGTTTTCTGATGGTTTTTTTACCAATGATAAAAAGCATCAATTAGCCATTATTAAAATGATACGAAAGTACCAACCAGAAATTGTTTTGTGTAATGCTGTTGATGATCGTCATATAGATCACCCAAAAGGAAGTAGTTTAGTTTCTGATGCATGCTTTTTAAGTGGTCTATTAAAAATTGAAACAGAAGTAGGAGGAGAGTTGCAAGAAAAATGGCGACCAAAATTAGTATATCATTATATACAATGGAAAAATATAACTCCAGACTTTGTAATTGATGTTACCGGGTTTATGGATATTAAGAAGAAATCTGTATTAGCCTACACTTCTCAGTTCTATGATCCAACAAGTAATGAGCCTGAAACACCTATTACAAGTAAGAATTTTACAGATAGTGTAGATTATAGAGCAAAAGATTTAGGAAGATTGATTGGAGTGGAATCTGCAGAAGGCTTTACTACAGAGCGTTATGTGGCTGTAGAAAATTTAAGTAAATTAATTTAA
- a CDS encoding glycosyltransferase family 2 protein yields the protein MRSFNIDLHRKELFVESELLSNKQVSEIERFKVKLNKSFLKIALNHGFISRFHYNKVIVGLELPTYNINCDEIEEYKSFSDTHERFNLFLNTLIFPIEHNNKVAFVVADPSDLNNIRLVEEELQVTVSEIFVTNELDLNKALHLKYGGETLHKSVFNLYEKDPDSCAIETFTFKQVIALGVLFFIFLIFLYFNFVDTLIGTNLVLNLFLLFSILFKFMLTIHGSKTELESKVSKEEIELITDEELPIYTIHLPVFKESEVIQKLVWNLNNLDYPIEKLDAKLLIESDDEMTYNAIREMKFPTNFEPIIIPYAQPKTKPKACNYGLYFSKGKYLTIYDAEDIPDSDQLKQTYKLFQKLPEDYIAIQCALNYFNKSENFLTKMFTLEYSYWFDYMLPGLDSLRIPIPLGGTSNHFKFDKLMELGGWDGFNVTEDADLGLRCYAKDYKITVLDSTTYEEANNEFFNWIRQRSRWIKGYMQTYLVHMRNPIKLYKSIGTRGFFGFQFFIGGTVFTFLSYPILLLFLLIYICFKSKWIELLFPDWLIIISLVNFTLGNLIMIYTNMIAIFKRRSYSLIIYALANPVYWLMHSISAYKGLHQLITKPFYWEKTNHGLTKKKN from the coding sequence ATGAGAAGTTTTAATATAGACCTTCATAGAAAAGAGCTGTTTGTAGAGAGTGAATTGCTTTCTAATAAGCAAGTTTCTGAAATTGAAAGATTTAAAGTTAAATTAAATAAGTCATTTCTTAAAATAGCACTTAACCACGGGTTTATATCACGTTTTCATTATAATAAAGTAATCGTAGGCTTAGAGCTTCCAACTTATAATATAAACTGTGATGAAATAGAGGAATACAAATCTTTTTCTGATACTCACGAACGATTCAATTTATTTTTAAACACATTAATTTTTCCAATAGAGCACAATAATAAAGTTGCTTTTGTGGTGGCAGATCCATCAGATCTTAATAACATTAGATTAGTAGAAGAAGAGTTGCAAGTAACTGTTTCAGAGATTTTTGTAACCAATGAGTTAGATTTAAATAAAGCGTTACATTTAAAGTATGGAGGTGAGACTTTACATAAATCCGTTTTTAATTTATATGAAAAAGACCCTGATAGTTGTGCTATAGAAACTTTTACTTTTAAGCAGGTTATAGCATTAGGAGTGCTCTTTTTTATCTTTTTAATTTTTTTATATTTTAACTTTGTAGATACATTAATTGGAACAAATTTAGTATTAAATTTATTTTTGCTATTCTCTATTCTTTTTAAGTTTATGCTTACTATTCATGGCTCTAAAACAGAGCTAGAAAGCAAAGTAAGTAAAGAAGAAATAGAATTAATTACAGATGAAGAGTTACCTATATATACAATTCATTTACCGGTGTTTAAAGAATCTGAAGTGATTCAGAAATTAGTGTGGAACTTAAATAACCTTGATTATCCGATAGAAAAATTAGATGCAAAATTGTTAATTGAGTCAGATGATGAGATGACATACAATGCAATTAGAGAGATGAAATTCCCTACTAATTTCGAACCTATTATAATTCCTTATGCACAACCTAAAACAAAACCAAAAGCATGTAACTATGGGCTGTATTTTTCTAAAGGAAAATATTTAACTATATACGATGCAGAGGATATACCAGATAGTGATCAATTAAAACAAACGTATAAATTATTTCAGAAACTACCAGAAGATTATATAGCCATACAATGTGCTTTAAACTATTTTAATAAGAGTGAAAACTTTTTAACGAAGATGTTTACGTTAGAGTACTCTTATTGGTTTGATTATATGCTTCCTGGGTTAGATAGTCTTAGAATTCCGATTCCGTTAGGCGGTACAAGTAATCATTTTAAGTTTGATAAATTAATGGAACTTGGTGGATGGGATGGTTTTAATGTAACAGAAGATGCAGATTTAGGGTTACGTTGTTATGCTAAAGATTATAAAATTACAGTTTTAGATTCTACTACTTATGAAGAAGCAAATAACGAGTTTTTTAATTGGATAAGACAACGCTCTAGATGGATTAAAGGATACATGCAAACCTATTTGGTTCACATGAGAAATCCTATAAAGTTGTACAAATCTATTGGGACTAGAGGTTTTTTTGGATTTCAGTTTTTTATTGGAGGAACGGTATTTACTTTCTTAAGTTATCCTATTTTATTACTTTTTCTATTGATTTATATATGTTTTAAAAGTAAGTGGATAGAGTTGTTGTTTCCAGATTGGTTAATTATTATTTCTTTAGTTAACTTTACTTTAGGGAACTTAATTATGATTTATACCAATATGATTGCTATTTTTAAAAGAAGATCATACTCATTAATAATATACGCTTTAGCAAACCCTGTTTATTGGTTAATGCATTCTATCTCTGCATACAAAGGGTTACATCAATTAATAACCAAACCTTTTTATTGGGAAAAAACCAATCATGGTTTAACTAAAAAGAAGAATTAA
- a CDS encoding glycoside hydrolase family 5 protein: MNFLKALCIMLLLLTNNKLQSQQNNFAPGINLTGYERFWEDKELNYKDIIADIDKLHKQGIKDIRLPVSFEYQFEKKSKRRFLRDLIKIVKYIRKKEMTLIVCYFDHTLDRETNYTNIKTIKKNWKYISHKLKKYSNNVYYEIVNEPNLYPTQWDEMVHEIVSEIRTEDKKTKILIGATNYNSIYELARKKPFPYKNLVYVFHFYEPFIFTHQGADWGGNQTKTVAIPYPYDSIKMPEINLKTLGTPGEINYKDYKDMANKTSLSHKINTIVKWAQQNNVELWCTEFGAINSIDPAYRCQYFKDVISIFKENNIKSYLWEYNGNFGIDNITEIFDCM, from the coding sequence ATGAATTTTTTAAAAGCCCTTTGTATTATGCTTTTATTATTAACTAATAATAAATTACAATCTCAACAAAATAATTTTGCACCAGGAATAAATCTAACAGGTTATGAGAGGTTTTGGGAGGATAAAGAACTAAATTATAAGGATATTATTGCTGATATTGACAAACTACACAAACAAGGTATTAAGGATATTAGATTACCTGTTTCTTTTGAATATCAATTCGAAAAAAAATCTAAACGTAGATTTTTAAGAGATTTAATTAAAATTGTAAAGTACATCAGAAAAAAAGAAATGACATTAATTGTTTGTTATTTTGATCATACTTTAGATCGAGAAACAAATTATACGAACATTAAAACTATTAAAAAAAACTGGAAATATATTAGCCATAAATTAAAAAAATATTCTAATAACGTTTATTACGAAATTGTAAACGAGCCTAATTTATATCCTACTCAATGGGATGAAATGGTGCATGAAATTGTTTCTGAAATAAGAACTGAAGACAAAAAAACAAAGATACTTATAGGCGCTACCAATTACAATAGCATTTATGAATTGGCTAGAAAAAAGCCTTTTCCTTATAAAAACCTTGTTTATGTCTTTCACTTTTACGAACCTTTTATTTTTACGCATCAAGGAGCAGATTGGGGTGGAAATCAAACTAAAACGGTAGCTATTCCATATCCATACGATTCTATTAAAATGCCTGAAATCAATTTAAAAACACTAGGAACTCCTGGGGAAATTAATTACAAAGATTATAAAGACATGGCAAATAAGACGTCTTTAAGTCATAAAATAAATACAATTGTAAAATGGGCGCAACAAAATAACGTTGAATTATGGTGTACAGAGTTTGGTGCTATTAATTCTATTGATCCAGCATATAGATGCCAATACTTTAAAGATGTTATCAGCATCTTTAAAGAAAACAACATAAAAAGTTATTTATGGGAATACAACGGAAATTTTGGTATTGATAATATTACTGAAATTTTTGATTGTATGTAA
- a CDS encoding outer membrane beta-barrel protein, whose amino-acid sequence MKKVILMFCLAVGFTQFSNAQIDFGLKAGVNYNNAGEDAFKDSANDIADGAEAKTGYHVGLWFRGDIPVLGGLYLRPEIVYTQVKTEFEQAIGSEDYSFKKLDVPVLVGKKFLGFANVFIGPSFQYILDDEITFQDLTSDELDKFSVGLQMGAGVEFGNIGIDVRWERGLSGNEAKFADKFTVDNRTNQIIFGLSLKL is encoded by the coding sequence ATGAAGAAAGTAATTTTAATGTTTTGTTTGGCCGTTGGATTTACACAATTTTCAAATGCTCAGATAGATTTTGGTTTAAAAGCAGGTGTAAACTATAATAATGCAGGAGAAGACGCCTTTAAAGACTCTGCAAATGATATTGCAGATGGAGCAGAAGCTAAGACTGGTTATCATGTAGGTTTGTGGTTTAGAGGAGATATTCCTGTTTTAGGTGGTTTATACTTAAGACCAGAAATTGTTTATACACAAGTTAAAACAGAGTTTGAGCAAGCAATCGGTTCAGAGGATTATTCATTTAAGAAGTTAGATGTACCTGTTTTAGTAGGTAAAAAATTCTTAGGATTTGCAAATGTTTTTATTGGTCCTTCTTTTCAATACATTTTAGATGATGAAATTACTTTTCAAGATTTGACTTCTGATGAACTTGATAAGTTCTCTGTAGGACTTCAAATGGGAGCTGGAGTAGAGTTTGGTAATATAGGTATAGATGTACGTTGGGAAAGAGGTTTATCTGGAAACGAAGCTAAGTTTGCTGATAAATTTACCGTAGATAACAGAACGAATCAAATAATATTTGGACTTTCTTTAAAGTTGTAA
- a CDS encoding FKBP-type peptidyl-prolyl cis-trans isomerase has translation MNKIKSIFAFTIISIVLYSCSNTSSVAVDDFDYEAQALIDNDTLVLFLKNHYFDTSVDSVKAIVAGQTPLYETVRTMNITENDIDYKLYYYVNSEGTPSIEKGYPTVMDSVFVKYSGQRIVATDSISTVFDANDGVWFTLNGVIRGWSHGFTNFKGGDNVTENGPITYENGGKGVLFIPSSLGYGNIGSGSILANESIFFYIDLFDFVKDTDHDNDGIPSIMEDPDGNGDPRDDDTDLDGVANYFDADDDNDGVSTINEDANGDGNPANDRNDPNNPDLADYLNPDIN, from the coding sequence ATGAATAAAATTAAAAGTATTTTTGCATTTACAATTATTTCAATTGTATTATATTCCTGTAGTAACACAAGTTCTGTAGCAGTAGATGATTTTGATTATGAAGCACAAGCTTTAATAGATAATGATACTTTAGTTCTATTTTTAAAAAATCATTATTTTGATACTTCTGTAGACTCTGTAAAAGCAATAGTAGCAGGCCAAACACCTCTTTATGAAACAGTAAGAACCATGAATATTACTGAAAATGATATAGATTATAAACTATATTATTATGTAAATAGCGAAGGTACACCTAGTATAGAAAAAGGCTACCCTACAGTAATGGATTCTGTTTTTGTAAAGTATTCTGGTCAAAGAATTGTGGCAACAGATAGCATTAGTACTGTTTTTGACGCTAACGATGGTGTATGGTTTACGCTTAATGGCGTTATTAGAGGTTGGTCTCATGGTTTTACGAACTTTAAAGGCGGAGACAATGTAACTGAAAACGGACCTATTACTTATGAAAATGGAGGAAAGGGAGTTTTATTTATTCCTTCTAGCTTGGGATACGGAAATATAGGAAGTGGTAGTATTTTAGCAAATGAAAGTATTTTCTTTTATATTGATTTATTTGATTTTGTAAAGGACACCGATCATGACAATGATGGAATTCCTTCTATAATGGAGGACCCTGATGGAAATGGAGATCCTAGAGATGACGATACGGATTTAGACGGTGTTGCTAATTATTTTGATGCTGATGATGATAATGATGGTGTTTCCACTATAAATGAAGATGCAAACGGTGATGGAAATCCTGCTAACGACCGTAACGATCCTAACAATCCTGACTTAGCGGATTACTTAAATCCTGATATTAATTAA
- the pckA gene encoding phosphoenolpyruvate carboxykinase (ATP), whose product METNRNMETYGLKNVTVKWNLSPAELQKITIEKGMGKETKNGTLAINTGKFTGRSPQDRFIVKDDYTADKVWWGKTNKPVSQENFDKLKANVVDYLSNRELYVRDGYVCADPTYKTDIRTVTEYPWSSSFVFNMFLRPSEEELANFDEEWLVLCAPGYVCDDPKAYGIRQGNFSIINFTDKIALIGGSAYTGEIKKGIFSALNLVLPVERDVLPMHCSANVGEDGDTAIFFGLSGTGKTTLSADPKRKLIGDDEHGWTAENNIFNFEGGCYAKVIDLSEEKEPDIFRAIKPGALLENVVFNKDGDVDYMDSTITQNTRVSYPIYHIDNIAKPSYASNPKNIFFLTADAFGVLPPVSKLTPGQAAYHFISGYTAKVAGTEAGITEPVPSFSACFGEPFMPLHPTKYAEMLSKKMTEAGVNVWLINTGWSGGPYGTGSRIKLKYTRAMISEILNGSLDNIEFEQHPIFGLFMPKYCPNVPTEMLNPMNTWINKSAYISKAIHLAHFFHLNFEKFANEASEHIIEGGPLIDEHHQLDHM is encoded by the coding sequence ATGGAAACCAACAGAAACATGGAAACCTACGGATTAAAAAACGTAACTGTAAAATGGAACTTATCTCCTGCTGAACTTCAAAAAATTACTATTGAAAAAGGAATGGGTAAAGAAACCAAAAATGGAACTTTAGCTATTAATACAGGTAAATTTACTGGTAGATCTCCTCAAGATAGATTTATTGTAAAAGATGACTATACAGCAGACAAAGTTTGGTGGGGAAAAACCAACAAACCAGTTTCTCAAGAAAACTTCGATAAATTAAAAGCGAATGTTGTAGATTACTTATCTAACAGAGAATTATATGTAAGAGATGGTTATGTTTGTGCAGATCCAACTTACAAAACAGATATTAGAACAGTAACAGAATATCCTTGGTCTAGTTCATTTGTATTTAACATGTTCTTAAGACCTTCTGAAGAAGAGTTAGCTAATTTTGATGAAGAATGGTTAGTTTTATGTGCACCAGGTTATGTTTGTGATGACCCAAAAGCGTACGGAATTCGTCAAGGAAACTTCTCTATCATTAACTTTACAGATAAAATTGCTTTAATTGGAGGTTCTGCTTATACAGGAGAAATTAAAAAAGGTATTTTCTCTGCATTAAACTTAGTATTACCAGTAGAAAGAGATGTATTACCAATGCACTGTTCTGCAAATGTTGGTGAAGATGGAGATACAGCAATTTTCTTCGGATTATCTGGAACAGGAAAAACAACTTTATCTGCAGATCCAAAAAGAAAATTAATTGGTGATGATGAGCATGGATGGACAGCAGAAAACAATATCTTTAACTTTGAAGGTGGATGTTATGCTAAAGTAATTGATTTATCAGAAGAAAAAGAACCAGATATCTTTAGAGCAATTAAACCAGGCGCTTTATTAGAAAACGTAGTATTCAATAAAGATGGAGATGTAGATTATATGGATAGCACAATTACACAAAACACACGTGTAAGTTACCCAATTTATCACATAGATAACATTGCAAAACCTTCTTATGCAAGTAACCCTAAAAATATTTTCTTTTTAACTGCAGATGCTTTTGGTGTATTGCCTCCAGTTTCTAAATTAACTCCTGGACAAGCTGCATACCACTTTATCTCTGGATATACTGCTAAAGTTGCAGGTACAGAAGCAGGAATTACAGAGCCAGTACCATCTTTCTCTGCTTGTTTTGGTGAGCCTTTTATGCCATTACACCCAACAAAATACGCAGAAATGCTAAGTAAAAAAATGACTGAAGCTGGTGTAAATGTTTGGTTAATTAACACAGGTTGGTCTGGAGGTCCTTACGGAACTGGTTCTCGTATTAAATTAAAATACACAAGAGCAATGATTTCTGAAATTTTAAACGGAAGTTTAGATAACATCGAGTTTGAACAACACCCAATTTTCGGATTATTTATGCCAAAATATTGCCCTAACGTACCAACAGAAATGTTAAACCCAATGAATACTTGGATAAACAAAAGTGCATATATTAGTAAAGCAATTCACTTAGCACACTTCTTCCACTTAAACTTTGAGAAATTTGCAAATGAAGCATCAGAACACATTATTGAAGGTGGACCATTAATTGACGAACACCACCAATTAGATCACATGTAA
- a CDS encoding PLP-dependent aspartate aminotransferase family protein has translation MKESKKLGINTTCVHVGEVKDEQFKGAVSPIYTSTSYAFDGVDVKRYPRYFNTPNQEMLHKKIAALEKTEDALIFGSGMAAISAALFAFLQKGDHVVIQQVIYGGTYNFIVSEFDKFGIEYSFTESDKVEDFKALIKENTKVLYIETPSNPLLGITDMKAIAALAKENGILTMIDNTFASPINQNPLDFGIDIMLHSATKYMGGHSDISAGAIAATTEHIERIWKTAINFGGNLSDQTVWLLERSLKTLNLRVKEQTKNAQKMAEFLENNADIDRVYYPGLKSHPQYELAKKQMKGFGAMMSFELSKGIDAMKFQNHLQLIKPSMSLAGLESTTVSPVQTTHALLSVEERLARGIKDGLIRFSVGIEESEDLIEDILQAIKKAKS, from the coding sequence ATGAAAGAATCTAAGAAACTAGGAATAAATACTACTTGTGTTCACGTTGGAGAAGTAAAAGACGAACAGTTTAAAGGAGCTGTTTCTCCTATTTACACATCTACTTCTTATGCTTTTGATGGTGTAGATGTTAAACGTTATCCGCGTTATTTTAACACGCCAAATCAAGAAATGTTGCACAAGAAAATTGCTGCCTTAGAAAAAACAGAGGATGCTTTAATTTTTGGTTCTGGAATGGCAGCTATTTCTGCAGCATTATTTGCTTTTTTACAAAAAGGAGATCATGTAGTTATACAGCAAGTAATTTATGGTGGAACTTATAATTTTATAGTTTCAGAATTTGATAAATTCGGAATAGAATATTCTTTTACAGAATCTGATAAAGTGGAAGATTTTAAGGCTTTAATTAAAGAAAACACAAAAGTCTTGTATATAGAAACGCCTTCTAACCCGTTATTAGGTATTACAGATATGAAAGCAATTGCTGCTTTGGCAAAAGAAAATGGTATACTAACAATGATAGATAATACGTTTGCATCACCTATAAATCAAAATCCTTTAGATTTCGGAATTGATATTATGTTGCATTCTGCTACTAAGTATATGGGAGGTCATTCTGATATTTCTGCAGGAGCCATTGCCGCAACTACAGAGCATATTGAAAGAATATGGAAAACGGCCATCAATTTTGGAGGAAATCTAAGTGATCAAACCGTTTGGTTGTTAGAAAGAAGTTTAAAAACACTGAATTTACGTGTAAAAGAACAGACTAAAAACGCCCAAAAAATGGCTGAGTTCTTAGAAAATAACGCAGACATTGATAGGGTTTATTATCCCGGATTAAAAAGTCATCCGCAGTATGAATTGGCAAAGAAACAAATGAAAGGTTTTGGAGCAATGATGTCTTTTGAGTTATCTAAAGGAATTGATGCAATGAAATTTCAGAATCATTTACAATTGATAAAACCATCAATGAGTTTAGCAGGTTTAGAAAGTACCACAGTAAGTCCTGTACAAACAACACACGCTTTATTAAGTGTAGAAGAGCGTTTGGCAAGAGGAATTAAAGATGGTTTAATTCGTTTTTCTGTTGGTATAGAGGAATCAGAAGATTTAATTGAAGATATTTTACAAGCAATAAAAAAAGCAAAGAGTTAA